A single window of Flagellimonas maritima DNA harbors:
- a CDS encoding TM2 domain-containing protein → MKTKIYFLVLTFFLGFSFAQASFPVKRSVKVDESKEIMLDGVESEMSTPVASSTMAYDKTVAILLWVFLWPFAAHRWYAGKPIGYNILFILTLGGFFVWAVIDLVNIIKGDF, encoded by the coding sequence ATGAAAACAAAAATCTATTTTCTAGTACTAACATTTTTCTTGGGCTTTTCATTTGCCCAAGCTTCTTTCCCTGTTAAAAGATCTGTAAAGGTAGACGAAAGTAAGGAAATCATGTTAGATGGCGTTGAAAGTGAAATGTCCACCCCAGTTGCCAGCAGTACCATGGCCTATGACAAAACAGTTGCAATTTTGTTGTGGGTTTTTCTTTGGCCATTTGCAGCACATAGGTGGTATGCAGGAAAACCAATAGGCTATAATATTTTATTTATTCTTACCCTAGGAGGATTTTTTGTCTGGGCGGTCATCGACCTTGTAAATATTATAAAGGGTGATTTTTAA
- a CDS encoding type II 3-dehydroquinate dehydratase has translation MKLIIINGPNLNLLGKREPEIYGDTTFEDYFSKLQFKFKATQLEYFQSNIEGEIIDKLQEIGFSYDGIILNAASYTHTSVGIGDAVKAISAPVVEVHISNTFKREDFRHVSYISSGAKGVVLGFGLQSYDLAIQSFLS, from the coding sequence ATGAAGTTGATTATAATCAATGGCCCAAATTTGAATCTACTGGGGAAACGCGAACCCGAAATCTATGGTGATACTACTTTTGAAGACTACTTCTCCAAACTTCAATTCAAGTTCAAAGCGACACAGCTAGAATATTTTCAATCCAATATAGAAGGCGAGATAATCGATAAGCTCCAAGAAATTGGTTTTTCTTATGATGGCATTATTTTGAACGCTGCATCATATACCCATACATCCGTAGGTATAGGTGATGCTGTCAAGGCTATCAGTGCTCCGGTCGTGGAAGTACATATATCAAACACTTTCAAAAGAGAAGATTTTAGGCATGTATCTTATATTTCTTCAGGTGCCAAAGGCGTGGTTCTAGGCTTTGGGCTTCAAAGTTATGATTTGGCAATTCAAAGTTTTTTATCCTAA
- a CDS encoding DUF3817 domain-containing protein, which yields MLKIFRATAILEGISYLLLFGFSMPLKYWADIPEPNKVVGYAHGVLFILFVVMAGIFCWEQKWSIKRFSILFIASLLPFGTFYADKKYLKNLG from the coding sequence ATGTTAAAAATTTTCAGAGCTACGGCCATTTTAGAAGGCATTTCTTATTTATTGCTTTTTGGTTTTTCCATGCCTTTAAAATATTGGGCGGACATTCCTGAGCCCAATAAAGTTGTGGGATATGCCCATGGTGTACTTTTTATATTATTTGTGGTAATGGCAGGCATATTCTGTTGGGAACAAAAATGGAGCATTAAAAGATTCAGTATTTTATTTATAGCATCCTTATTACCTTTTGGAACATTTTATGCCGATAAGAAATACCTTAAAAATTTAGGATAA